One Chromatiaceae bacterium genomic region harbors:
- the rplJ gene encoding 50S ribosomal protein L10, with amino-acid sequence MALNFAQKETIVAEVAEVAKSAYSAVGAEYRGLTVAQMTSLRVEARKAGVYLRVVKNTLAKRAVEGTEFACIQGALKGPMVLAFSQTDPGSAARVVEAFAKGNNALKVTLVSIGGKLLAPSELGTLAKMPTYEQAISQLMSVMKAPAQKLVATINEVPGKLVRTLAAVRDAKEAA; translated from the coding sequence GTGGCACTGAATTTTGCCCAGAAAGAAACCATCGTCGCCGAGGTCGCGGAAGTCGCGAAGAGCGCCTATTCGGCCGTTGGCGCCGAGTACCGGGGCTTGACCGTCGCCCAGATGACCAGCCTGCGCGTTGAAGCGCGCAAGGCCGGGGTGTATCTGCGCGTCGTCAAGAACACCCTGGCCAAGCGCGCCGTCGAAGGTACGGAATTTGCCTGCATACAGGGGGCCCTCAAGGGGCCCATGGTCCTGGCCTTTTCGCAGACGGATCCGGGTTCGGCGGCACGCGTGGTCGAGGCGTTTGCCAAGGGTAATAACGCGCTCAAGGTCACGCTTGTGTCTATTGGCGGCAAGCTGCTCGCCCCCTCGGAACTCGGCACGCTCGCGAAGATGCCGACCTACGAGCAGGCGATATCCCAGCTCATGTCCGTCATGAAGGCCCCGGCGCAGAAACTCGTGGCGACCATCAACGAGGTCCCGGGCAAGCTTGTCCGTACCCTCGCGGCGGTCCGCGATGCCAAAGAGGCGGCCTGA
- the rplL gene encoding 50S ribosomal protein L7/L12, translating to MSISKEDILEAIANMTVMDVVELISAMEEKFGVTAAAAVAVAAAPAAAAAEAVEEKTEFDVVLTGFGENKVSVIKVVRALTGLGLKEAKDAVEGVPTTVKEGVSKDEAATAKKQLEEAGATVEVK from the coding sequence ATGTCTATATCCAAAGAAGACATCCTGGAAGCCATCGCCAACATGACCGTCATGGATGTCGTTGAGCTTATCAGCGCGATGGAAGAGAAGTTTGGCGTAACCGCCGCCGCGGCTGTCGCCGTGGCCGCTGCCCCTGCCGCCGCCGCGGCCGAGGCCGTTGAGGAGAAGACCGAGTTCGATGTCGTTCTGACCGGCTTCGGCGAAAACAAGGTTAGCGTCATCAAGGTCGTCCGCGCCCTGACGGGCCTGGGCCTCAAGGAAGCCAAGGACGCCGTCGAAGGCGTGCCAACCACCGTCAAGGAAGGTGTTTCCAAGGATGAAGCGGCTACCGCCAAGAAGCAACTGGAAGAGGCTGGCGCCACCGTCGAGGTTAAATAA